One Mugil cephalus isolate CIBA_MC_2020 chromosome 8, CIBA_Mcephalus_1.1, whole genome shotgun sequence genomic window carries:
- the si:ch211-166a6.5 gene encoding clustered mitochondria protein homolog, with product MKDKVRRGGGRNQHKTDVMSQTTGTDAAGVKRDDDTSFSVKIQGTGVEPFELQVHGFWLVQDAVMALLSKNEVCPRSHFSLSFAGATLDPFAELQSLKGLKGGSILRLVEEPYTSHTVRLHLARVLELLRASGPQDALREGRSPSILETLTHTQAHDSSLLNGKSLKRSSSNTKTDSTNQDGPPPEYLLPGSSERPLMALLPHSSQPEAPSYVRDLSLSCWNPPPGHRKLQGDFLYITVVTMEGRRCDVTSCPKGFFLNRSTEDMFDPRPVQSSPVCHCFTDLLCHVSPAFKQTFTTLKNRPQQPPAEIFPTPYHTLSWLGPPCASRTHKNTFSRLGVDEQIATQAPDWNEELQAARDLPVGSLEERLQRDKALLQINSAFVRAVMRGAENVVDGLVESVNGNPEDPAFLWGGLFMSQGAASAVFGGERGRRAAQRLELKGVQAYSDLEGIQGLHTLPTAIVDYRGVRLSAQGLAPGLEGSEQDQETNPASRGLLYGVNAGLQESAQRRELLALLAHAAKSLSLQRHVVVAPKGHKVPLFTSVDAQGLLGADGRFYILDVFRTFPADANFCPEVETESETMTGEEESNKSCNEDQDNEGVMSKGWPEDYHANTGLPKSFSHGLCRLRPELVQAFTQHKHCQFTQRVRETLEENGGFEECATAGDSRATDAVRAACKEVGSVSDIIFEMRFNPSVFSPEVSIPPSEHASVKLQERLLREAAAFIITHQIPAFIQYCLQSNEAPMDSASLKQALHQKGINLRYMGHVVKAITHSEHRERLRHIMRSVIGEIFIRSTRRVFNSFLQGVDVPSLSAAVSHFLGCLLVPHFTPTAVGEDTKKKSRRRGRGAGASESTPWSTLTGADLWSLVCQDAVETYNISDCLGSGPNHLVEHYGLQKLSLLREFCLKTGVQLRLRDYCLDNQNKAPIGPDDILNIFPAVKHVRMPTTDASKAYLAAQTFIQKGLLDQAYERLKEATYLYGRVCDDLHPEACYCHSLLAITAFLQGKTAEARSVQLKTVVISERVLGFDHPNTIQQYTLLAVYMYAGGEIALAKKCLLRARLLMLTIHGEDHPYTATLDSCLGLLLLEDQTGQFVKNALRLNISFFGLTNLHTALSQHLLAVWMCNKGDYRSAMTHEKEALFAFTSLLGEDHEQTRSSKEFLCIITKQAVTVERTLRQAGADGTEQTVECLPPSSEAILEQIVLVTGIRKITKSDRFQEYKKKHKELKAAVAKELGLQMPKDLFTSELVNGGEKSSDQASGCSVDAEDGGSPAASPSENEKEQPVEASGDDRAAESSANGHVEPAEQSQKEEKTDVDSDRAESGVQVKTLNGATCNEMKSGSGEKNGEINGAVDIIASPSAPKTKKTWADVVVSKGAAVNGAGGKADVAGGSVAANGTAEE from the exons ATGAAGGACAaagtgagaagaggaggaggaagaaatcAACACAAGACtg ATGTGATGAGCCAGACCACTGGAACTGATGCTGCTGGTGTAAAGCGAGATGATGACACATCGTTCTCTGTGAAGATCCAGGGAACAGGAGTTGAGCCTTTTGagctgcag GTGCATGGGTTTTGGCTTGTTCAGGATGCAGTCATGGCTCTTCTTTCGAAGAATGAGGTCTGTCCTCGCTCCCACTTTTCACTTTCGTTCGCTGGCGCAACTCTGGATCCCTTCGCAGAACTGCAAAGCCTCAAAGGCCTCAAGGGAGGATCCATCCTTCGCCTTGTAGAAG AGCCCTACACCTCCCACACAGTCAGACTCCATCTGGCTCGAGTTCTGGAGCTGCTGAGAGCGTCCGGACCCCAAGATGCACTGAGAGAAGGACGTTCACCGAGCATACTGGagacgctcacacacacacaagcacacg ACTCGAGCTTGCTAAATGGAAAGAGCCTGAAACGGTCTtcaagcaacacaaaaacagattcaaCGAATCAGGACGGACCCCCGCCTGAGTACCTTCTCCCTGGCTCCTCAGAAAGACCCCTCATGGCCCTGCTGCCACACAGCTCCCAACCAGAG GCCCCCAGTTATGTGCGCGACCTGTCTCTCAGCTGTTGGAACCCGCCTCCAGGACACAGGAAGCTCCAGGGAGACTTCCTGTACATCACTGTGGTGACAATGGAGGGACGACGCTGCGACGTCACATCCTGTCCGAAAGGTTTCTTCCTCAATAG GTCCACAGAAGATATGTTTGATCCTCGTCCTGTACAGTCTTCTCCAGTTTGTCACTGTTTCACTGACCTCCTCTGTCACGTCAGCCCTGCATTCAAGCAAACCTTCACCACACTCAAAAACAG GCCTCAGCAACCTCCAGCGGAGATTTTTCCTACTCCTTATCACACACTGAGCTGGCTCGGTCCTCCCTGCGCCTCGCGGACTCACAAGAACACCTTCAGCAGACTGGGAGTAGATGAACAGATAGCAACACAG GCTCCAGACTGGAATGAGGAGTTGCAAGCTGCCAGAGATCTTCCAGTAGGAAGTCTGGAGGagaggctgcagagagacaAAGCTCTGCTACAG ATAAACAGCGCATTCGTGAGGGCCGTCATGCGGGGAGCAGAGAATGTGGTGGATGGCCTCGTTGAGTCAGTCAATGGGAACCCAGAGGACCCAGCTTTCCTGTGGGGTGGTCTGTTTATGAGCCAGGGGGCCGCAAGTGCTGTGTTCGGTGGTGAAAGAGGTCGCCG GGCTGCTCAGAGGCTGGAGCTTAAAGGTGTGCAGGCATACAGTGACCTGGAGGGGATTCAGGGGCTGCACACTCTACCTACAGCCATTGTAGACTACAGAGGTGTGCGTTTGTCTGCCCAGGGTCTTGCCCCTGGCTTGGAAGGCTCAGAGCAAGACCAGGAAACTAATCCTGCCTCAAG AGGTTTGCTGTATGGGGTAAATGCAGGACTGCAAGAGTCCGCCCAACGTAGAGAGCTACTAGCACTCTTGGCTCACGCAGCCAAATCTCTTTCCCTCCAGAGACATGTTGTCGTGGCACCCAAGGGTCACAAGGTACCACTGTTCACCTCGGTGGATGCTCAGGGACTGCTGGGTGCAGACGGGAGGTTCTACATACTTGATGTGTTCAGGACCTTCCCAGCTGATGCCAACTTCTGTCCAGAGGTGGAGACAGAAAGTGAGACAATGactggagaagaggagagtaACAAAAGCTGTAATGAGGATCAGGACAATGAAGGTGTTATGAGCAAAGGCTGGCCGGAGGATTATCATGCCAACACGGGACTTCCAAAAAGCTTTTCTCACGGTCTTTGTAGACTGAGGCCAGAGCTGGTTCAGGCCTTCACCCAACACAA gCATTGCCAGTTCACTCAACGTGTCAGGGAGACGCTGGAGGAAAATGGAGGTTTTGAAGAATGTGCAACAGCAG GCGACTCTCGAGCCACTGATGCAGTACGAGCTGCATGTAAAGAAGTTGGCTCAGTTAGCGACATCATCTTTGAGATGCGCTTTAACCCAAGTGTTTTTTCTCCAG AGGTATCCATTCCTCCTAGTGAACATGCATCAGTGAAACTGCAGGAGAGGTTACTGAGGGAAGCTGCAGCTTTCATCATCACGCATCAGATACCAGCCTTT ATTCAGTATTGTCTGCAAAGCAACGAGGCACCAATGGACAGCGCTTCTCTAAAACAGGCGCTTCACCAGAAGGGCATCAACCTCCGCTACATGGGCCATGTGGTCAAGGCCATTACCCATTCAGAACACAGGGAGCGCCTGAGGCATATAATG AGATCGGTCATAGGCGAAATTTTCATCCGCTCAACAAGAAGAGTGTTCAACAGTTTCCTCCAG GGTGTGGACGTGCCGAGTCTCTCTGCAGCTGTCAGTCACTTCCTCGGCTGCCTATTGGTTCCCCACTTCACTCCCACTGCTGTAGGGGAAGACACGAAGAAGAAGTCAAGGCGGCGTGGCAGAGGGGCCGGGGCCTCAGAAAGTACACCATGGAGCACGCTCACAGGGGCTGACCTGTGGAGCCTCGTCTGTCAAGATGCTGTTGAAACATATAACATCTCCGACTGCCTGGG ATCCGGTCCGAACCACCTGGTGGAGCACTACGGTCTTCAGAAGCTGTCTTTGCTCAGAGAATTCTGTTTAAAGACCGGAGTACAG TTGAGACTGAGAGACTACTGCCTCGACAACCAAAACAAAGCTCCCATTGGTCCGGACGACATCCTCAACATCTTCCCTGCTGTCAAGCATGTTCGCATGCCAACTACAGATGCTTCAAAAGCGTACCTGGCTGCACAGACCTTCATTCAGAAAG GTCTGCTGGACCAGGCCTACGAGCGTTTGAAAGAAGCAACCTACCTTTACGGTAGGGTGTGTGATGATCTGCACCCTGAGGCCTGCTACTGCCACAGCCTGTTGGCCATTACGGCCTTCCTGCAGGGGAAAACAGCTGAA gCTCGCAGTGTCCAGCTGAAAACAGTGGTGATCAGTGAGAGGGTGCTTGGCTTTGACCACCCCAACACTATCCAGCAATAT ACACTGTTGGCTGTGTACATGTATGCTGGAGGGGAGATTGCCCTGGCTAAGAAGTGTCTTCTCAGAGCTCGTCTGCTAATGCTGACCATCCATGGAGAGGACCATCCGTACACCGCAACACTGGAT AGCTGTCTTGGGCTGTTGCTGTTAGAAGATCAGACAGGGCAGTTTGTAAAGAATGCCCTAAGACTTAACATATCCTTCTTCGGCCTGACTAATCTGCACACTGCTCTCAG TCAGCACCTGCTGGCCGTGTGGATGTGCAATAAAGGTGACTACAGAAGCGCCATGACGCATGAGAAGGAGGCCCTCTTTGCTTTTACCTCATTG TTAGGAGAGGATCATGAACAGACACGCAGCAGCAAAGAGTTCCTGTGCATCATAACAAAACAAGCAGTGACGGTGGAGCGCACCCTGAGGCAGGCAGGAGCCGACGGCACGGAGCAGACGGTGGAG TGTCTACCCCCATCTTCTGAGGCCATTCTGGAGCAGATAGTTCTGGTTACTGGGATCAGGAAGATTACAAAGAg TGACAGGTTCCAGGAGtacaagaagaaacacaaagaattgAAGGCTGCAGTTGCAAAGGAACTAGGTCTTCAAATGCCCAAGGATCTTTTCACCTCGGAGCTTGTgaatggaggagagaaaagcTCAGATCAGGCATCGGGATGCAGCGTAGACGCTGAGGATGGAGGAAGTCCAGCAGCCAGCCCCAGTGAGAATGAAAAGGAGCAGCCTGTGGAGGCGTCTGGGGATGATCGTGCTGCTGAATCTTCGGCTAACGGCCATGTGGAgccagcagagcagagccagaaagaggagaaaacagacgTAGACAGTGACAGAGCAGAGTCAGGCGTTCAGGTCAAAACACTAAATGGAGCAACGTGCAATGAGATGAAGTCAGGCTCAGGTGAGAAAAACGGTGAAATTAACGGAGCGGTGGACATCATTGCGAGTCCATCAGCCCCTAAGACTAAGAAGACCTGggcagatgttgttgtttcaaaAGGGGCCGCAGTCAATGGAGCGGGAGGCAAAGCCGACGTAGCAGGAGGTAGTGTCGCCGCCAATGGAACAGCTGAGGAGTGA
- the srrd gene encoding SRR1-like protein, which produces MSDAGEEWQVASRRKGAARKSKSIHVSSASTCCQEQLDTGKVVKRIRDTVSELRCEEFWQEWKEQLLVVAGSASLPEPPENQVTEEQPERSRLCQQLECVCFGLGSFSSCVSARYQLAMLLLLLEAGQIPLKDCSVYDPAFSSAERDVLRELGLTVLTENEEGKRLATKPTLFYLMHCGKALYNNLLWKNWSVQSLSRVIIIGNSFSGMRERAIEREFKRDYSYISKAVDLCVEKELPCPSRFIDIFGDTSVITFPFSSLNGLPLSTWGESPEPQYQHCPDLEIILKEMQS; this is translated from the exons ATGTCGGACGCCGGAGAGGAGTGGCAGGTGGCGAGCCGACGAAAAGGGGCAGCGAGAAAATCAAAGTCCATTCATGTGTCTTCAGCTTCAACATGTTGCCAGGAACAGCTGGATACTGGAAAAGTTGTGAAACGGATCAGAGACACAGT GTCTGAGCTAAGATGTGAGGAGTTTTGGCAAGAGTGGAAAG AGCAGCTCCTGGTGGTGGCAGGATCAGCATCCCTCCCCGAACCTCCAGAGAACCAGGTCACTGAGGAACAGCCGGAAAGGAGCAGATTGTGTCAAcagctggagtgtgtgtgttttggcctcggctccttttcctcctgtgtctcaGCCCGCTACCAGCTCgccatgttgctgctgctgctggaagccGGACAG ATTCCACTGAAGGACTGCTCTGTTTATGATCCTGCTTTCTCCTCTGCCGAGAGGGACGTTTTAAGAGAACTGGGTCTGACTGTGCTCACAGAGAATGAG GAGGGGAAGCGTCTGGCAACTAAGCCCACACTCTTTTACCTGATGCATTGCGGGAAAGCATTGTACAACAACCTGCTTTGGAAAAACTGGAGTGTGCAGTCTCTGTCTCGGGTGATAATCATTGGAAACAGCTTCAGTGGCATGAGGGAGAG GGCGATTGAGAGAGAGTTCAAGCGGGACTACAGCTACATCAGCAAGGCGGTGGATTTGTGCGTGGAGAAGGAGCTGCCCTGTCCATCCCGGTTCATTGACATCTTCGGTGACACATCGGTCATCACATTTCCTTTCAGCAGCCTTAATGGACTCCCGCTGTCTACATGGGGAGAGTCACCTGAACCACAGTACCAACACTGCCCTGATTTGGAGATTATATTGAAGGAAATGCAGAGCTGA